Within Styela clava chromosome 8, kaStyClav1.hap1.2, whole genome shotgun sequence, the genomic segment TACCACATGACTGTTATTgattttgttttacatttctTTGAGGAGTTGATAATaagttaataataatataggCTGCCCAAaaagtcttgaaacttttttaaatagcaATGGAAATTCATCGATAATGTATATTGTTTCGTTGTTTTGGCCCTCAGAGAGTCTATAAACCCAAATTTGATGGTGAAACACTaactttgaatttagttttaCATGCAATCCATTCCTGaatgtaacatatttatatCAGGCACACTGACCGATGGCAAGAAATTTGATTCATCTCGCGACCGCGGTAAACCATTCCAATTCAAGATTGGACAAGGCCAGGTCATCAAAGGGTGGGATGAAGGCGTAGCCCAGGTTCGTAGACTTAGAATGTAATGAAGGGAATTTACTTGAAGCTGGGTTTTGTGCGCACCCTGAATTGAAACAGATTCACTCAGCTGCCAAGGGGTTTTGTTAGGGATACAATATGAATCAGAACAAATTGCTCTATAAAATgtgattttaattgaaatatgcTCAAACAGagacataattttattaaattttaaacttttcgCTTGACAGAAATTTCTATTAAAAGGGTAATTTCAATCATATTGTTTGTTGAAATATGACTTAATTAAATAGTGTTAATATTTATCTAAATTTCTTTAGGTATTATCCTAACCTAACTTCCCCATTTCAGCAGTTTTGGAAATAGTGTTTATCAATAATAACCTACAAGGTGGTcactagaaaagcagaaaatttggtCATATGAGATCACGAAAAAAATGTGTATGGGTATAAGTTTAATTGGAACGATATCCCACAAGTGAACCATCAAAACGCTACACAAGCTTTGACTTATATGTTAAGATACTGCTCTGAAATGCACGGGCGacattcaattcaatttaattttttttttttttaattaggtaTTCgggtcgccaccgatcctaataaccagtataatttttcaaagctttctacatcttttcacgacccactaagattccttctGCGGCCCACcacgacccatagtttgggaaccgctggtctataacatatgcctttaaaaaaaactttggtaAAGTAAttctttgcaaaaaaaaaaaagctgtttgacaaattttctgtttttcttgcGACCCCACCTTGTATTTATCTGGcagtatatttattttcagatgtCAAAGGGACAGAGAGCGAAGTTAACTTGCTCACCTGACTACGCTTATGGGGCAGCAGGATACCCACCTGTTATCCCCAAAAATGCTACCCTCATTTTCGATGTGGAACTGATTAACTTCAAATAAAAAGTACACTGACATTTTAGTTTGTTTAGGAAACCCCCCTCCCTGTATCACGTGTTGCATATTTTATACTAATTTTCATGACATTAGTTCCATAATTTGTACGTCTTAAATAATACCATCATGTTGTTGAACAAATACTTATTCAAGAGTGAAAAAGTTTCTTTCTGGTGGCTCCAACTCAATCCTGGTCATTTTGTGTGAGagcataacaaattttttttaacatattttgagtattttctTGAAAAAACCTTTTGCATAACCCATTGGCCCGaacttttttcaataaatttctcTCTTGCCACGtatcacaactttgtttcaGTTTATCATTCAATCTTTATTGGTAAGATAGCCAACTGTGCGTGCAACTCGCACTTTTTTTACAGTCAGAGTAGAAATATTGTATAGGCTACACGAATATGTGTTGCAGTAATACTAAATAACTATGTCACTCACCTACAGTAAAACTACACTGAAAACaaagtttcaaaaattttctaccAAAACTGTAATTTAGGTGATATGCATTTTTCGAGTATCTAAACTAAATTGGCTTTAAATTTCCAATCTGGACAAGTATGTACGTACCAATGCCCATTGTGGCATGTGTGTGGCAAAGGGTTGAATAGGCTGAACCACAATGTGAACCTTAATggtatttttcataacaattttACATGCAGCTGTAATAATGTTCGTTTTCTAGGCTAATAGTACCTCTGTTTTCACTCTGTTCTGACTACTATCGTAAAAATAATCCTTGAAAATAGTACCTGAGGCACAGTTTTATTGTGTCACAATTAGTGTAATGATGTAATAATAATTTGGTGGATGTCATAATTGCTCAATAAATTTGAATCTCAAAACTATTGTGTGTCAGAATGGTGGAAAGGGACTTTGAACCAATTCTAAACAGCCTGGGGGAAAGATCCCTGGGGGCTAAACTttgggtactctcgtagtatatgtaccacgttagggttaagccatgattttattccaattttcttattttaattatattgcaagttcggggactgtccgtgttagccaagtgaatataccccctgcccactggtttcagtccctttaccttacacaacctgatgtaaaataggcaaacagaattagttacctccatattggtacacatacttctggagcgctaaATTTTGACTCTTATTGGGATGAGGGTAGGTATACAATTCTGATTGGTAAATGTAGTACATTAGTGATTGTAACTAAACTTCTGGGTTTGATCTGCTGCTGGTTTTGGGTTCAGGTTTTAGTTCCAAGGGTCACCTACAGAGTATTGAATTTACCGAGAAGAGAGTTTATTTTTCTCGCCAAACAAGATTACGTGAtgatacaaataataataaaaaacaacaacatatatTGGGGGTGTCAAAGCTGAAATCACGGCCGATTTTTTGCTATCAGCTATGCTAACTCTCTAACGAATTCTCGCCATAAATCGCAATCGTATTTGGAAGATTTAATTGGCGTTGGCTATGGGTGACGAACACAATTTTTCTATGAATGTCAAAACCATTTTCAGACGAAGCGCGCGGCACCGTTTTAACATATTATCTTGgtgtttatttaattaaataaacgTGCCTGCGATGATTCAATATGTTTGTTCCGTCAAtctctgtttttaaaagttggCAACTGATGATGCGCGGAGTTCCCAACGGACAATGACATAAACGTCTCAAAGGAACTTGTGGCCGTAATGAAATTACGAAAGGCTGTCAATATTCATGGTCTAATTTGTGGCTTCATGTTCAAATTCGGTacacccgaagtatgtgaaccaagatggccgacaccggaacgcagtatgtgtaccaggttaggattaggccatgtttgtattccaattttacttattttagttttattacggttcggggactagccaagtgactcccgttgTGTTTGTACCTGACATGAtggcctaacctgatacacatactacgttccggtgttcgtcatcttggtacacatacttcgggagtaccccaaATTCAAACCCATTTCATTGATGTCCCGCATACAGCGTTTGCAATATTATATGGTCCATACATTGcgagatttgaatttttatatttgggCGACGATGCTCAATAATCGTTACTGGTTTTCCGCGATTCCCTTCACGCCCaaatccatttttcttcattctgtatgtataatttgtattttcgGTATATGGAAATATAAACTACCGTGCTCCCCCGAAAAAAAAGGttctttattcaattttctttcgaaaaataacactagggcttattttgggggaatgtcttttatattttcatttatcaaaaacaaatttgagAGATATGTAAATAAACGGAATATGAATCGTGGCGTAATCTTCGCGTTACCTCAGGTAATCGGACCGTTTCCTCTCTCACACGtttcagattaataaaaaaagtcGCGATATCGACCAGGTCCTATTTTAAGGGGatggcttatattaaaatcatttttaaaatccaGGCTAGGTAttaatttcggggaaacacggttgTGACTGATTTCGTACTTATCTTGACAGGACGTATCATAaaatcagtgattcccaaccatCCCGAACCCTTTTTAGATCATGAATTTTTCGCGAAACACCAAAcgaaaatttccgattttgtgAGAACTATccgaaaaaacaacaataatctCCATCAGTTTTAGCGTGGGAATGAAATTTCAACAAGACCAATAATGGCTTATGACTCGAGTTGTAAAAAGACGTAACAAATTCGTGACTACAGAGAACAGAAGCACGTTGAATTATCAATGAGAATTATTTAAAACTGGGCTGTTCGCTTAATAGCGAtgcaatattaatataatatatatatatatatatatatatgagcttTTTTAGATTAACACGAATCGTCTATTTTGGCTGGGATTCAGGAGggtagggatttgttcaaagagaattgttttaaatcaaatgtttaaaaaaaaaaattctgcctgttttgttcaaaatggctgccctcattgattttttgtaataaataggttgaagaaaatggatgtaaaaacttgcaaggcgcttcttatttgcaatgaatccttcgaaacgccacaaatatcgataagtccatacacaccttctcaagctgtagttcagtgcgacCGCAAACGTGGTTTGCGCAGTAGGACgtaaccgataagccattacgtgagcgacccaccttgcgaaaattgaaatatgatttcagtttgtataactttgatCTAAGTATgcaaagcataaattaaccgaacagtattaaccgcAATAATGCccttattttatgagaaaatgtcaatacataaaCCCGAAATCCTTATTgtggcgtcataacagattagttgtagcgtctttgcatcagaggacttttacaattagcataggctaaggcagtggttctcaaactttttttgctcgCGGCACACTGAGCGAATAAAAAAGTTTTGCGGCCCACTTTaaaaattaaagttactttaaaCAAATCATTCTGCTTCTGTTTTGAAAAACAACTGAAACGAGGTTTCGCGCTGTCTTTTCTACCTTTAATTACAGTCATAGCAGACTGGCAGAAAATCCATGTGCACAGAGCCATAGagatgtcaaaattatttttgataattttgcaCCTATGATGGAATAGgagttataagcagatagccaaaactcgtccaaacttgcTGTTTTGTTTGCCCAACTAAGTGCGCAAGTCAACATGGTGCAAGGTGGACcgcttgtttacaaatatatacattatgacataacaatgcaattatAACGTGACAATCACCCTTATTACCAGGATAAGGCAAATGCAACAATATTACCAGCCTAATTCCAACTGGATACTCAAGCCTTACAACCTTTCCCGTTGCATGCCTATGTGTAATACCAATtgcttattttcaaaaattccacAAAAAGCTCCGCGGCACACTTGAGAATCTCTTGAGGCACACTATTAAGCCGcggcacacagtttgagaaacactgggcTAGGGTGTCTAATCGTTTATAGCAGTAGATTGCCGCCGATGTAagtttattcttcattatcgtaacGCTCTTGCTTTGTCGAAGGCTGCCTTTGGTGTAGATACAAccgtggcgataaatgtacgcaatagaaataaacgtcaaaacaaaaatttttacttacatttttaaaattataattccggcagcGTATACAGCTGTTCGAgcgcaacgttttggcgtagtttagTGGCGATACAGAGggtacaataaaaaatacataaaaaaaatggatttaaaacaagcccttgttttaaaacacgatgttttttaggaattgataaaaacaaaaccctacaGGGAAGTCAAACACGTAGTTCTTCTACAATGGTTGTCAGTTTTTTATCAGTGTGATATAACGTGCTGTGTGCATTATGAATAACGTTGATAGGATAGGatccgataagacggcttaatcatatgaagAACCACGgcctgttaccagtccatgtcgggtatgagattaattagccagttatttgtttttgaaagcatAAAACTGCCTTTAAACAGCTAactaattttttctattttaactATTGTGTCATTAACCTTAATACGAGATTCTGGTATTCAGTCGCCTTGTAGATGGACTTCTTGttttcccgagcatcgattttTCATGAATAAAGAAAATGACGGTTTGATTCAAACATAAATTCTGTAAAGATTTAAATCTAGATGTTTATTTGTGTCgtgcaaaaccaatatacgatatcaaatgaaataaataaaatgaatgtaacagattaccgtgtttccccgaaaataagacttggtcttttttctaatttcttccgaaaaataacactagggcttattttcgggggatgtcttatattttaatttatcaaaaaca encodes:
- the LOC120346773 gene encoding peptidyl-prolyl cis-trans isomerase FKBP1A-like, which encodes MGVTVETIQAGDGTNFPKCGQTVEVHYTGTLTDGKKFDSSRDRGKPFQFKIGQGQVIKGWDEGVAQMSKGQRAKLTCSPDYAYGAAGYPPVIPKNATLIFDVELINFK